In Oryza sativa Japonica Group chromosome 2, ASM3414082v1, the following are encoded in one genomic region:
- the LOC4328171 gene encoding 18.9 kDa heat shock protein, whose translation MSMITSMLGRKQNAQQKGGGGGGRTGGGGGGEIEPVSVDIMEPFMDAISLTAFAAAPSAAAAAAGVPSTASMDWKETAAAHVFMADMPGVRREEVRVEVEEEKVLRISGQRARAAEEKGERWHRVERSSERFVRTVRLPPNANTDGVHAALDNGVLTITIPKDNDRKPHARIIPITN comes from the coding sequence ATGTCGATGATCACTAGCATGCTGGGGCGGAAGCAGAACGCGCAGCAgaagggcggaggcggcggcgggcgcaccggcggtggcggcggcggcgagatcgaGCCGGTGAGCGTGGACATCATGGAGCCGTTCATGGACGCGATCTCGCTGACGGCgttcgcggcggcgccgtcggcggcggcggcggcggcgggcgtgccgtcgacggcgagcatggactggaaggagacggcggcggcgcacgtgttcatggcggacatgcccggggtgcggagggaggaggtgcgggtggaggtggaggaggagaaggtgctCAGGATCAGCGGGCAGCGGGCGCGCGCCGCGGAGGAGAAGGGCGAGCGGTGGCACCGCGTCGAGCGGAGCTCCGAGCGGTTCGTTCGCACCGTCCGCCTGCCGCCCAACGCCAACACCGACGGCGTCCACGCCGCGCTCGACAACGGCGTCCTCACCATCACCATCCCCAAGGACAACGACAGGAAGCCTCACGCCAGGATCATCCCCATCACCAATTAA
- the LOC4328172 gene encoding uncharacterized LOC4328172, with amino-acid sequence MGFFRRIAGMFGISRDDADHHPHHHHHDGAAGDSAAAAEVPQDKVVAAAAAAAAAGNVQRRGFSVQVPVPVERPGPGPVLVPCPQGDGGVQGFRWYTRKLRIDEDGDVADEFLDEVVPEISINNDSTPAGRYQVKYNTKSAALAMRKQISVIDGDICHSLEYQGRLRWV; translated from the exons atgggtTTCTTCCGCCGGATCGCCGGCATGTTTGGAATCTCCAGGGACGACGCCgaccaccacccccaccaccaccaccacgacggcgccgcgggggactccgccgccgccgccgaagtccCGCAGGAtaaggtcgtcgccgccgcggccgccgcggcggctgccggGAACGTGCAGAGGCGCGGGTTCAGCGTCCAGGTCCCCGTCCCCGTCGAGCGGCCCGGGCCCGGGCCGGTGCTCGTGCCCTGTCCccagggcgacggcggcgttcaG GGCTTTAGGTGGTATACAAGGAAGCTAAGGATTGATGAGGATGGTGATGTCGCAGATGAGTTCTTGGATGAAGTTGTTCCAGAAATCTCGATCAACAACGACTCAACTCCAGCTGGAAGATATCAAGTGAAATATAATACAAAATCAGCTGCTCTAGCAATGAGAAAGCAAATATCCGTCATTGATGGTGACATCTGTCATTCCTTGGAGTACCAAGGGCGCCTGCGTTGGGTGTGA
- the LOC4328173 gene encoding transcription factor HBP-1a — translation MGTNDPGTPSKATKASEPEQSPATTSGTTAPVYPEWPGFQAYSAIPPHGFFPPPVAASPQAHPYMWGAQPMVPPYGTPPPYMMYPPGTVYAHPSTPGVHPFNHYPMLANGNVETAGTAPGASEINGKNELGRTSGPSANGITSHSESGSESESEGSDANSQNDSHSKENDVKEDGSSQNGISHTALNQNMSMAPTQTGVVIGGVAPTTNLNIGMDYWGAAGSSPVPAMHGKASSGSVRGEQWDERELKKQKRKQSNRESARRSRLRKQAECEELSVRADNLRAENSSLRAELERIKKEYEALLSHNASLKEKLEGNSDSIPYMNEQNDTNGTHQKQQDSDAQPNDAP, via the exons ATGGGTACTAATGATCCTGGCACGCCGTCCAAGGCAACAAAGGCATCAGAACCG GAGCAGTCTCCAGCCACTACATCTGGCACTACAGCTCCAGTTTACCCTGAATGGCCTGGTTTTCAG GCCTACTCGGCAATTCCACCGCATGGGTTCTTTCCACCTCCTGTTGCTGCAAGTCCCCAGGCTCATCCCTACATGTGGGGAGCTCAG CCCATGGTGCCACCTTACGGGACACCACCACCTTATATGATGTATCCTCCAGGAACTGTATATGCACATCCCTCTACTCCT GGTGTGCATCCATTTAATCACTACCCTATGCTGGCAAATGGAAATGTTGAAACTGCT GGAACTGCACCAGGTGCTTCAGAAATTAACG GGAAAAATGAGCTTGGCAGAACATCTGGTCCATCTGCCAACGGGATTACCTCccacag TGAGAGTGGAAGTGAGAGTGAAAGTGAAGGAAGTGATGCCAACTCTCAAAAT GATTCACATTCAAAGGAAAATGATGTAAAGGAAGATG GTAGTTCTCAGAATGGCATATCACATACAGCATTAAATCAGAACATGTCGATGGCTCCAACTCAAACGGGTGTAGTAATCGGGGGAGTTGCTCCCACAACAAACTTGAACATAGGAATGGACTACTGGGGTGCTGCTGGTTCTTCGCCTGTTCCTGCAATGCATGGCAAAGCATCGTCTGGTTCAGTTCGAGGAGAGCAATGG GATGAAAGAGAGCTCAAGAAGCAGAAAAGGAAGCAGTCTAATCGGGAATCAGCACGTAGATCCCGGCTGCGCAAGCAG GCTGAGTGTGAAGAGCTTTCTGTACGCGCTGACAATTTAAGGGCAGAAAACTCCTCTCTTAGGGCTGAGCTTGAACGGATCAAAAAGGAGTACGAGGCACTTCTTTCACACAATGCTTCACTCAAG GAAAAACTAGAGGGGAACAGTGATTCAATACCTTATATGAATGAACAGAACGACACCAATGGCACCCACCAGAAGCAACAGGATTCTGATGCTCAGCCTAATGATGCGCCTTGA